The Sorex araneus isolate mSorAra2 chromosome 5, mSorAra2.pri, whole genome shotgun sequence genome has a segment encoding these proteins:
- the FBXO2 gene encoding F-box only protein 2 has translation MDGDGDPESVAQPEEATPEEEAACTEEPSAGEEQADDGEEAAEAPAEAAYLEELPEQLLLRVLAELPGAELVQACRLVCLRWKELVDGAPLWLLKCQQEGLVAAGAEDQRDHWQQFYFLSKRRRNLLRNPCGDEELEGWSDVEHGGDGWRVEELPGDCGADFCHDDSVRKFFATSFEWCRKAQVVDLQAEGYWEELLDTTQPAIVVKDWYSGRSDAGCLYELSVKLLSEHEDVLAEFHSGQVAVPQDSEDGWTEISHTFTDYGPGVRFVRFEHAGQDSVYWKGWFGARVTNSSVWVEP, from the exons AGAGCGTGGCCCAGCCCGAGGAGGCCACcccggaggaggaggcggcgTGCACGGAGGAGCCGAGCGCCGGGGAGGAGCAGGCCGATGACGGGGAGGAGGCCGCGGAGGCGCCGGCCGAGGCCGCGTACCTGGAGGAGCTCCCGGAGCAGCTGCTGCTGCGCGTGCTGGCCGAGCTGCCCGGCGCCGAGCTGGTGCAGGCCTGCCGCCTGGTGTGCCTGCGCTGGAAGGAGCTGGTGGACGGCGCCCCGCTCTGGCTGCTCAAGTGCCAGCAGGAGGGGCTGGTGGCCGCGGGCGCCGAGGACCAGCGCGACCACTGGCAGCAGTTCTACTTCCTGAGCAAGAGGCGGCGCAACCTGCTGCGCAACCCCTGCGGGGACG AggagctggagggctggagcgacgtGGAGCACGGCGGGGACGGCTGGCGCGTGGAGGAGCTGCCCGGGGACTGCGGCGCCGACTTCTGCCACGACGACAGCGTCAGGAAGTTCTTCGCCACCTCCTTCGA GTGGTGTCGCAAGGCGCAGGTCGTGGACCTGCAGGCGGAGGGCTACTGGGAGGAGCTGCTGGACACCACTCAGCCGGCCATCGTGGTGAAGGACTG GTACTCGGGCCGCAGTGACGCGGGCTGCCTGTACGAGCTCTCGGTGAAGCTGCTGTCGGAACACGAGGACGTGCTGGCCGAGTTCCACAGTGGGCAGGTGGCCGTGCCGCAGGACAGCGAGGACGGCTGGACCGAG atcTCCCACACCTTCACCGACTACGGGCCCGGCGTCCGCTTCGTTCGCTTCGAGCATGCGGGCCAGGACTCCGTCTACTGGAAGGGCTGGTTCGGGGCCCGGGTGACCAACAGCAGCGTGTGGGTGGAGCCCtga